A single region of the Lysinibacillus sp. B2A1 genome encodes:
- a CDS encoding argininosuccinate synthase — protein sequence MANKKVVLAYSGGLDTSVAIPWLKEQGWDVIAVCLDVGEGKDLEFVKNKALQVGAIESYMVDAKDEFAEGYALISLQAHTWYEQKYPLVSALSRPLISKKLVEIANQVGADAVAHGCTGKGNDQVRFEVSIKALNPDLEVLAPVREWGWSRDEEIEYAMKHNVPIPATLDSPFSIDQNLWGRANEAGIMEDPWVSPPEEAYGLTVSVENAPDEAEYVEIEFVAGKPVALNGKEMKLADLIQELNAVAGAHGVGRIDHVENRLVGIKSREVYEIPGAKVLLTAHKELEDLTLVKELAHFKPVIEKKLSELIYDGLWFSPLRDALEAFLAQSQQYVNGTVRVKLFKGHAIVEGRKSPNSLYSEKLATYSKEDQFNHASAVGFIELWGLPTVVNSSVNKK from the coding sequence ATGGCAAATAAAAAAGTAGTACTAGCATACTCAGGCGGTCTTGATACTTCTGTAGCAATTCCGTGGTTAAAAGAACAAGGTTGGGATGTTATTGCAGTTTGTCTTGACGTTGGTGAAGGGAAAGATCTTGAGTTTGTTAAAAATAAAGCTCTTCAAGTAGGGGCAATTGAATCTTATATGGTAGATGCAAAGGATGAATTCGCTGAAGGTTATGCACTGATTTCATTACAAGCACATACTTGGTATGAACAAAAATATCCATTAGTATCAGCGCTTTCTCGTCCATTAATTTCGAAAAAATTAGTAGAAATTGCCAACCAAGTGGGCGCGGACGCAGTAGCTCATGGTTGTACAGGAAAAGGGAATGACCAAGTTCGTTTTGAGGTTTCTATTAAAGCATTAAATCCAGATTTAGAGGTATTAGCACCTGTACGTGAGTGGGGCTGGAGCCGAGATGAGGAAATCGAATATGCTATGAAACATAATGTACCAATTCCTGCAACATTAGATTCACCATTCTCTATTGACCAAAACTTATGGGGTCGTGCCAACGAAGCGGGAATCATGGAAGATCCATGGGTTTCACCACCAGAAGAAGCTTATGGTTTAACTGTTTCTGTTGAAAATGCACCAGATGAAGCAGAGTATGTAGAAATCGAATTTGTGGCTGGTAAACCAGTTGCATTAAACGGAAAAGAAATGAAGCTTGCTGATTTAATTCAAGAACTAAACGCAGTAGCTGGTGCCCATGGTGTTGGTCGTATTGACCATGTGGAAAACCGTTTAGTGGGTATTAAATCTCGTGAAGTATATGAAATTCCTGGAGCGAAAGTGCTGTTAACGGCTCATAAAGAGCTTGAAGATTTAACACTTGTAAAAGAATTAGCGCACTTCAAGCCTGTTATTGAGAAAAAGCTTTCTGAATTGATTTATGATGGTTTATGGTTCTCGCCATTACGTGATGCACTTGAAGCATTCCTTGCACAATCACAGCAATATGTAAATGGTACAGTTCGTGTGAAACTATTCAAAGGTCATGCGATTGTAGAAGGACGTAAATCACCAAATTCATTATACAGTGAAAAGCTAGCAACATACTCAAAAGAAGATCAATTCAACCACGCTTCAGCAGTAGGCTTTATCGAGTTATGGGGTCTACCAACAGTAGTGAACTCTTCTGTCAATAAAAAATAA
- the argH gene encoding argininosuccinate lyase — MTKLWGGRFQKSAEAWVDEFGASIGFDQQLVLEDLEGSVAHVTMLGATGILPAADVESILGGLAQLKEKAIADELEFTVANEDIHLNLEKMLIDLIGPVGGKLHTGRSRNDQVATDMHIFLKKRVNEAIGLIETFQKTLLEKAEEHVETIAPGYTHLQRAQPISFAHHLMAYFWMLERDKQRFTESIKRIDILPLGAGAMAGTTFPIDRLKSAELLGFSEVYANSMDAVSDRDFIVEFLSNSSLLMAHLSRFAEEIILWSTDEFKFIELDDAFSTGSSIMPQKKNPDMAELIRGKTGRVYGNLMGLLTVLKGTPLTYNKDMQEDKEGMFDTVHTILGSLKIFEGMIRTMTVKTERLHQAVHADFSNATELADYLATKGMPFREAHEVTGKLVFTCIQKGIYLLDLPLEDMKQESELIEADIYDVLAPEAAVRRRHSLGGTGFDQVKIQIDKAKACLA, encoded by the coding sequence ATGACAAAACTTTGGGGCGGACGTTTCCAAAAATCAGCCGAAGCATGGGTGGATGAATTCGGCGCATCGATTGGCTTTGACCAACAGCTTGTTCTAGAAGACCTAGAAGGTAGCGTTGCACATGTTACGATGCTTGGTGCAACAGGTATTTTACCAGCAGCTGACGTTGAGTCTATTCTTGGCGGTCTTGCACAGCTAAAGGAAAAGGCAATTGCAGATGAGCTTGAATTTACGGTTGCTAATGAAGATATCCATTTAAATCTTGAAAAAATGCTGATTGACTTAATTGGTCCTGTAGGCGGGAAGCTTCACACAGGTCGTAGCCGAAATGATCAAGTAGCTACTGATATGCATATTTTCTTAAAGAAACGTGTAAATGAAGCCATTGGATTAATTGAAACTTTCCAAAAAACATTACTTGAAAAAGCTGAGGAGCATGTAGAAACAATTGCTCCAGGCTATACACATCTACAGCGTGCGCAGCCAATTTCGTTTGCACATCATTTAATGGCATATTTCTGGATGCTAGAGCGTGACAAACAACGTTTTACAGAATCCATTAAGCGCATTGATATCCTACCTTTAGGGGCAGGTGCCATGGCTGGGACAACTTTCCCAATTGATCGATTAAAATCCGCAGAGCTTTTAGGCTTTAGTGAGGTTTATGCAAACTCCATGGATGCGGTAAGTGATCGTGATTTTATCGTTGAATTTTTAAGCAATTCATCATTATTAATGGCGCATTTATCACGCTTTGCAGAGGAAATTATTTTATGGTCAACAGATGAATTTAAATTTATCGAGTTGGATGATGCCTTCTCAACAGGCTCTTCCATTATGCCACAGAAGAAAAATCCTGATATGGCTGAGTTAATTCGTGGAAAAACAGGACGTGTTTATGGAAACCTAATGGGCCTACTAACGGTTCTAAAGGGCACACCATTAACATACAACAAAGATATGCAGGAGGATAAAGAAGGTATGTTTGATACAGTTCATACCATTCTTGGATCTCTAAAAATCTTTGAAGGTATGATTCGCACGATGACTGTTAAGACAGAGCGCTTGCATCAGGCAGTACACGCTGACTTCTCCAATGCGACGGAGCTAGCAGATTACCTTGCAACAAAGGGTATGCCTTTCCGTGAGGCGCATGAAGTGACAGGAAAGCTTGTGTTCACTTGTATTCAAAAGGGTATCTATTTATTAGATTTACCACTTGAAGACATGAAACAAGAAAGTGAACTAATTGAAGCAGATATTTATGATGTGCTAGCACCAGAAGCGGCAGTTCGGCGTCGTCATTCGTTAGGTGGTACTGGCTTTGATCAGGTGAAAATCCAAATTGACAAAGCAAAGGCTTGCCTTGCTTAA
- a CDS encoding 4-carboxymuconolactone decarboxylase, which produces MNDRFKKGLETIKQYVTEQEADRMIESDALADVAPDLRKMIIEFAYGDVYSRSGLDAKSRALVVITAVVTQGAAPQTKTHIKRGLHAGLTQTEIVEALLQLVPYIGFPRVQNALTIAQQVFNEEA; this is translated from the coding sequence ATGAACGATCGTTTTAAAAAGGGGTTAGAAACAATTAAGCAATATGTTACAGAGCAAGAAGCAGACCGAATGATTGAATCAGATGCACTGGCTGACGTAGCACCAGATTTACGTAAAATGATTATTGAATTTGCCTATGGTGATGTCTATTCGCGTTCAGGACTAGATGCTAAAAGTCGTGCTCTTGTTGTTATTACCGCAGTGGTAACACAAGGCGCTGCACCACAAACAAAAACACATATAAAACGTGGCTTACATGCTGGCTTAACACAGACAGAAATTGTGGAAGCCTTATTACAGCTAGTGCCTTATATTGGCTTCCCACGTGTTCAAAATGCATTGACTATTGCACAGCAGGTTTTTAATGAAGAGGCTTAA
- a CDS encoding GntR family transcriptional regulator: protein MQIRLDPSDELQLYKQLANQLIELIAKGELKNGDTLPSVRTMATDLGINVSTVSKSYHELVEKGLIELKPKAKAVIIGGQKRELEEIEVEKVENALKPIMAEAFARGLEKEQMTSLFQRILKQWK, encoded by the coding sequence ATGCAAATACGTTTAGATCCAAGTGATGAATTACAGCTCTACAAACAATTAGCCAATCAATTAATTGAATTAATTGCTAAAGGAGAGCTCAAAAACGGTGATACATTACCATCAGTGCGTACTATGGCTACAGATTTAGGTATCAATGTCAGTACAGTGAGTAAGAGTTATCATGAACTTGTAGAAAAAGGCTTAATCGAATTAAAGCCGAAAGCGAAAGCTGTCATTATAGGTGGTCAAAAGAGGGAGCTTGAAGAAATAGAGGTTGAAAAAGTAGAAAATGCCTTAAAGCCTATAATGGCAGAAGCTTTTGCACGTGGTCTAGAAAAAGAGCAAATGACAAGTTTGTTCCAGCGAATTTTAAAACAATGGAAGTAG
- a CDS encoding alpha/beta hydrolase translates to MKKLFVLCCAFLLLVACGQKEAVAESKLTKEKRSMSEQFIGKWEGNIEIPNGALPIIVELKQDSGTLSVPAQGLSNLPFKKVTYSGNKVSVSINLNGSMIAINGTFKDDQIEATFQQNGGTFPLILKSYKEQPITYETMKIPVQNGELTVALQKASKIPSPVALIIAGSGPTDKDGNSTLAGKNNSLKMIAEGLADEGIATVRYDKRGLGDNQALLTKEEDGTFDQYVDDAVQVINTLLADKSYSSVHIIGHSEGALIGLLAAQKTNVASFVSIAGVGRPLDEVLLEQLNGQLTPKLYKESKTILTSLKQGKQVKNISPKLQAIFRPAVQPYLISMLKYNPADELSKVESRVLLVQGTNDLQVKEADAEALKKGKQEAKLHYMKDMNHVLKNAPTDRAGNLATYADPTLPLHEELLPALQQFMINEK, encoded by the coding sequence ATGAAAAAGTTATTTGTGCTTTGCTGTGCTTTTTTACTGTTAGTAGCCTGTGGGCAAAAAGAGGCGGTTGCGGAAAGTAAATTGACAAAGGAGAAACGTTCAATGAGTGAACAATTTATCGGAAAATGGGAAGGGAATATCGAGATACCAAATGGCGCTCTACCTATTATTGTTGAGCTAAAACAGGATAGTGGGACATTATCAGTACCTGCACAAGGCTTATCGAATTTACCATTTAAAAAAGTTACGTATTCAGGTAATAAAGTGAGTGTTTCCATTAACTTAAATGGCTCTATGATTGCTATTAATGGAACTTTCAAAGATGATCAAATAGAAGCAACGTTTCAACAAAATGGCGGTACATTCCCACTTATCTTAAAATCTTATAAAGAACAGCCAATTACGTATGAGACAATGAAGATACCGGTTCAAAATGGTGAATTAACTGTAGCACTTCAAAAGGCTAGCAAGATACCATCTCCCGTAGCACTCATCATTGCTGGCTCTGGACCAACTGATAAAGATGGCAATTCCACTTTAGCTGGCAAAAATAATAGCTTAAAAATGATTGCGGAAGGTTTGGCAGATGAAGGAATCGCAACTGTTCGCTATGATAAACGAGGATTAGGGGATAATCAAGCTCTTTTAACAAAGGAAGAGGATGGAACATTTGATCAATATGTAGATGATGCTGTTCAAGTGATAAATACGCTACTAGCTGATAAATCCTATTCAAGTGTGCATATTATTGGACATAGTGAAGGAGCACTTATTGGTTTACTCGCAGCACAAAAAACAAATGTAGCGTCCTTTGTTTCAATTGCAGGTGTTGGAAGACCATTAGATGAGGTGTTATTAGAGCAATTAAATGGTCAATTGACACCAAAACTGTATAAAGAATCAAAGACTATTCTGACATCTCTCAAACAAGGTAAGCAAGTGAAAAACATTTCTCCTAAATTACAAGCAATTTTCCGTCCTGCTGTACAGCCTTATTTGATTTCCATGTTAAAATATAATCCAGCAGATGAGCTTTCCAAAGTAGAAAGTCGTGTATTACTTGTACAAGGTACCAATGATTTACAGGTAAAGGAAGCAGATGCAGAAGCCTTAAAGAAAGGGAAACAAGAGGCCAAACTGCATTATATGAAAGACATGAACCATGTGTTGAAAAATGCCCCAACAGATCGCGCTGGGAATTTAGCAACCTATGCTGATCCTACATTACCGCTACATGAAGAATTGCTACCAGCACTTCAGCAATTTATGATAAATGAGAAATAG